A region from the Vicia villosa cultivar HV-30 ecotype Madison, WI linkage group LG3, Vvil1.0, whole genome shotgun sequence genome encodes:
- the LOC131658708 gene encoding probable amino acid permease 7 — MNKNKEETAQHITALTSACESDDDSSEDELTFDELATSYKELYVKSNEKTSRDSWIKMVVHNSLQMTRSASAAYDDDGRPKRTGNVKTAVAHIITAVIGSGVLSLAWSIAQLGWIGGPIALLSCAIATYISSNILSDCYRSPDSVTGKRNYSYIDAVRVNLGTKRTYVAGFLQFLSLYVTSVAYVITTATSLRAILRSNCYHKEGRDAPCSYGGNLYMVLFGLVQIVMSFIPDLHNMTWVSVIAAIMSFSYSFIGLGLGIGTVIQNGRIMGTLTGVQTANVAKKIWVMFQAIGDISFSYPYPMLLIEIQDTLESPPSENQTMKKASVTSIVITTFFYLCCGCFGYAAFGNVTPGNLMTGFGFYEPFWLIDIANICIIIHLVGGYQIYSQPIYSAADRWCSKKYPNSVFVNDFHRVKLPLLPAFEINLFRFCFRTTYVISTTGLAVLFPYFNQVLGLLGGINFWPLAVYFPVEMYFVQKKIGAWTRKWIVLRIFSFACFLVTMMGFIGSFQGIIQAKISGRGH, encoded by the exons AAAACTTCACGAGATTCTTGGATAAAGATGGTTGTCCATAACTCTCTACAAATGACAAGAAGTGCTTCTGCTGCTTATGATGATGACGGACGTCCCAAAAGAACTG GAAATGTGAAAACTGCTGTGGCTCATATCATTACAGCTGTTATTGGCTCTGGTGTTTTGTCTTTGGCATGGAGTATTGCTCAATTAGGATGGATAGGAGGACCAATTGCCTTGCTTTCTTGTGCAATAGCTACCTATATTTCTTCCAATATTTTGTCTGATTGTTATAGAAGTCCTGACTCTGTAACCGGGAAAAGAAACTACTCTTACATCGATGCTGTTAGAGTCAATCTTG GTACGAAAAGAACATACGTGGCTGGTTTCCTTCAGTTCTTGAGCTTGTATGTCACTAGTGTTGCTTATGTAATTACCACAGCAACCAGTTTAAG GGCTATTCTGAGATCAAATTGTTATCACAAGGAAGGACGCGATGCTCCTTGTAGTTATGGTGGTAATTTATATATGGTGCTGTTTGGACTTGTTCAGATTGTAATGTCATTCATACCGGATCTCCATAACATGACTTGGGTTTCAGTTATTGCCGCAATAATGTCATTTTCATACTCCTTCATTGGATTAGGACTTGGCATAGGAACAGTCATAC AAAATGGAAGAATTATGGGAACTTTGACAGGAGTACAAACTGCTAATGTTGCTAAAAAAATCTGGGTAATGTTCCAAGCAATTGGTGACATTAGCTTTTCCTATCCATACCCAATGCTCCTTATTGAGATACAG GACACCTTAGAGTCTCCTCCATCAGAGAATCAAACCATGAAAAAGGCCTCTGTGACTTCAATCGTCATTACAACGTTCTTCTACCTATGTTGTGGATGCTTCGGATATGCAGCTTTTGGAAATGTTACACCAGGAAATCTAATGACAGGGTTTGGATTTTACGAGCCTTTCTGGCTTATTGACATTGCCAATATTTGTATTATCATTCATTTGGTTGGAGGATATCAG ATATACAGTCAACCAATATATAGTGCTGCTGATAGATGGTGTTCAAAGAAATACCCCAACAGTGTCTTTGTGAATGATTTCCACAGAGTGAAACTTCCTCTATTACCGGCTTTTGAGATAAATCTTTTCAGGTTTTGTTTCAGAACAACCTATGTGATTTCAACCACTGGACTTGCAGTTTTATTCCCTTACTTCAACCAAGTTCTTGGATTATTAGGAGGCATCAATTTTTGGCCATTGGCTGTATATTTCCCAGTTGAGATGTACTTTGTACAAAAGAAAATTGGAGCTTGGACTAGAAAATGGATTGTTCTGAGGATATTTAGCTTTGCTTGTTTTCTTGTCACAATGATGGGATTTATTGGATCATTTCAAGGAATCATACAGGCAAAAATCAGCGGAAGAGGTCATTGA